The Benincasa hispida cultivar B227 chromosome 11, ASM972705v1, whole genome shotgun sequence genome has a segment encoding these proteins:
- the LOC120090197 gene encoding WD repeat-containing protein 6 isoform X1, giving the protein MAAKEGQTEWHLHSGQYLGEISALCFLHLPPQISSLPILLAGSGSEVLTYNLESGKMIESFRVFEGIRVHGISSISLNFSEASFSTKLDFLLVVFGEKRVKLYRISVEMIAEVCVNLVLLCSLPRFNHWVLDACFLKSRDSSSLAGSDSCGYIAIGCSDNSFHVWDTCESRMTLKVESPVRCLLYSMRLWGDDIETLRVASGTIFNEIIVWEVVPSKGTKKDLDEKSKEIQFHHLQYEAIHISRLVAHEGSILRIAWSSDGSKLVSVSDDRSARIWRLNAKRSDEDDPGEVIGLFGHNARVWDCCIYDSLIITASEDCTCRAWGIDGKQLEMIKEHIGRGVWRCLYDPMSHLLITAGFDSSIKVHRLNTSLSGTSNEPAESTGCSMKREVFTSCIPNSLDHNGHMDSKSEYVRCLRFSSERTIYVATNRGYLYHATLSDSMGVTWTKLVHVSEEVQIICMDLLAPSPFEVSRGAEDWIALGDGQGRTTVLKVLHDSNAHKPDISFTWSAEMERQLLGTFWCKSLGFRFIFTADPRGVLKLWRLYDHVSASQNGTNYNPSLVAEYISCFGMRIMCLDVSCEEEIVVCGDVRGNLILFPLSKDLLLDSPITTVVKIIPTCYFKGAHGISTVTSVVVARLESCQTELHSTGADGCICHMEYVKLKDQKVLEFIGMKQVKELSSVQSLFYDQNSFLDLTNNRYATGFASTDFIIWNLTTETKVLQIQCGGWRRPYSHYLGDVPELKNCFAYVKDEMIYIHRYWVSDSDRKVFPQNLHVQFHGRELHSLCFIPEVFEPKADNKHDISSRSSWIVTGCEDGTVRMTRYTPGTNNWSASNLLGEHVGGSAVRSICYISNVHLILSDGTIIPDEKNTQESDSDDREDPILLISAGAKRVLTSWLQKHRKLEKMERTNACLQHNGKVSSEPSGFASSISFKWLSTDMPIKNSTSHRNSFNTMKDEATIGSSINSDAESKLLQEKEELRLKSCPAEKYEDDWRYMAVTGFLVKHFNSRFTVCFIIVACSDATLSLRALILPHRLWFDVASLVPVGSPVLTLQHIVFPKFHPNGGGETLVGNVYIVISGATDGSIAFWDLTGNIEAFMKRFSSLHQEMFIDFQKRPRTGRGSQGGRWRRSLSTVTKGRPSKDLVTKKGGDDTNSSMQNQVPFESSSKVDISEANIVGSQPVCFTSSELILSTGNSSSEMCEIQPIHVLTNVHQSGVNCLHVAAVNNSECVNNYCLYRVISGGDDQALQCHTIDLSVLSESPISEIIESESECGKKFIFHSEDHNHKYMVRFLSSHKIASAHSSAIKGVWTDGIWVFSTGLDQRIRCWKLEAQGKLFEYAHSIITVPEPEAIDARACDRNHYQIAVAGRGMQIIEFSTSCDTGRK; this is encoded by the exons ATGGCGGCGAAGGAAGGGCAGACTGAGTGGCATTTGCACAGCGGACAATACCTTGGAGAAATCTCAGCTCTATGTTTCCTCCATTTACCACCTCAAATTTCCTCTCTCCCGATTCTCCTCGCAG GTTCGGGTTCCGAGGTACTGACGTATAACCTGGAATCTGGAAAGATGATAGAATCGTTTCGGGTATTTGAAGGAATTCGCGTTCATGGGATTTCATCTATCTCTTTGAATTTCAGTGAAGCGTCGTTTTCTACTAAGCTTGACTTCCTACTTGTTGTTTTCGGTGAAAAAAGAGTCAAGCTATATCGTATAAGCGTTGAAATGATTGCTGAAGTATGTGTGAATCTGGTTCTGTTATGTTCTTTGCCGAGGTTCAATCATTGGGTCTTGGATGCTTGCTTCTTGAAG AGCCGTGACTCTTCTTCCTTGGCAGGTAGTGATAGCTGCGGTTATATTGCCATTGGATGCAGTGATAACTCTTTTCATGTTTGGGATACTTGTGAATCTAGAATGACTCTTAAAGTTGAATCACCAG TGAGGTGCCTCTTGTACTCCATGCGGTTGTGGGGTGATGATATCGAAACTCTTCGAGTTGCATCTGGTACTATTTTTAACGAG ATAATTGTTTGGGAAGTGGTTCCTTCAAAAGGTACTAAGAAAGATCTTGATGAGAAGAGTAAAGAAATTCAGTTTCACCATTTGCAATATGAGGCAATTCATATAAGTAGGCTTGTTGCACATGAGGGTTCGATCCTTCGTATTGCTTGGTCCTCTGATGGATCCAAACTGGTGTCTGTTTCTGATGATCGTAG TGCTCGCATCTGGAGGCTAAATGCAAAAAGGAGTGATGAAGATGACCCAGGGGAGGTTATTGGACTGTTTGGTCATAATGCTAGAGTTTGGGACTGCTGTATCTACGATTCT TTGATAATCACAGCCAGTGAGGATTGTACATGTCGTGCATGGGGAATAGATGGCAAACAACTAGAGATGATAAAGGAGCACAT aGGGAGAGGCGTATGGAGATGTTTGTATGATCCAATGTCCCATCTTCTTATTACTGCTGGCTTTGATTCTTCTATTAAAGTGCATCGACTCAACACTTCTTTATCTGGGACCTCCAATGAACCAGCTGAAAGCACCGGCTGTAGCATGAAAAGAGAGGTTTTCACTAGTtgtattccaaattcattggaTCATAACGGACATATGGACAG TAAAAGTGAGTATGTGCGCTGCCTACGGTTTTCGTCTGAACGTACAATCTATGTTGCCACCAACCGTGGTTATCTTTATCATGCTACATTATCTGATTCCATGGGTGTAACATGGACCAAACTTGTTCATGTTAGTGAAGAGGTTCAAATTATTTGCATGGATTTACTAGCCCCTAGTCCATTTGAAGTTTCCCGAGGAGCTGAGGATTGGATTGCTCTTGGAGATGGTCAAGGAAGGACCACAGTTTTAAAAGTTCTACACGATTCAAATGCCCATAAACCTGACATCTCATTTACCTGGTCAGCTGAAATGGAGAGACAGCTTTTAGGAACCTTTTGGTGCAAGTCACTTGGATTCAG GTTCATCTTTACAGCTGATCCTAGAGGAGTATTGAAACTCTGGAGATTATATGATCATGTATCAGCTTCTCAGAATGGCACAAACTACAATCCATCTCTTGTGGCAGAATATATATCATGCTTTGGTATGAGGATTATGTGTTTGGATGTGTCGTGTGAGGAAGAG ATTGTGGTGTGTGGTGATGTACGTGGTAATCTTATTCTATTCCCTCTATCAAAGGACCTATTACTTGATAGTCCAATTACAACAGTAGTGAAGATAATTCCAACCTGTTACTTCAAAGGAGCTCACGGTATATCAACTGTTACCAGTGTTGTAGTAGCTAGATTGGAGTCATGCCAAACAGAATTACACTCA ACTGGTGCAGATGGATGCATATGTCATATGGAATATGTCAAACTCAAAGACCAGAAAGTTTTGGAGTTCATAGGGATGAAACAAGTTAAAGAGTTGTCTTCAGTGCAGTCTCTCTTCTATGATCAAAATTCTTTTCTTGATTTGACAAACAATCGTTATGCAACTGGCTTTGCATCCACAGATTTCATTATATGGAACTTAACTACTGAAACAAAG GTATTACAAATTCAATGTGGTGGATGGCGGCGTCCTTATTCTCATTATCTTGGAGACGTACCAGAACTTAAGAACTGTTTTGCATATGTCAAG GATGAAATGATCTATATTCATCGGTACTGGGTTTCAGACAGTGATAGAAAAGTATTTCCTCAAAATTTGCACGTACAATTTCATGGCAGAGAGCTGCATTCTTTGTGCTTTATACCTGAAGTCTTTGAACCTAAAGCTGACAACAAGCATGACATCTCATCCAGATCTAGCTGGATTGTAACTGGTTGTGAAGATGGAACTGTGAGGATGACTAG GTATACCCCTGGCACCAATAACTGGTCTGCGTCAAATTTGCTTGGAGAGCATGTTGGGGGCTCAGCCGTGAGATCCATATGCTACATATCAAACGTACACTTGATTTTATCAGATGGGACTATCATACCCGATGAAAAGAATACACAAGAATCTGACTCAGATGATAGAGAAGATCCTATTTTACTTATTTCAGCTGGTGCAAAGCGCGTGTTAACTTCTTGGCTACAGAAGCATAGGAAGCTGGAGAAAATGGAACGAACTAATGCTTGTTTACAACATAATGGAAAAGTTAGTTCCGAGCCCTCTGGATTTGCCTCATCAATTTCCTTCAAGTGGCTTTCTACTGATATGCCAATCAAGAATTCAACTTCCCATAGAAATTCATTCAATACAATGAAAGATGAAGCCACGATTGGTTCTAGCATAAATTCTGATGCTGAATCCAAATTACTCCAAGAAAAAGAGGAGTTAAGGCTTAAATCTTGTCCCGCagaaaaatatgaagatgaCTGGAGATACATGGCAGTTACTGGCTTTCTcgttaaacattttaattcaaG gtttACTGTCTGTTTCATCATTGTTGCATGTTCAGATGCCACACTTTCACTTCGAGCTCTAATTTTACCTCATCGATTATG GTTTGACGTTGCTTCATTGGTTCCTGTCGGATCACCAGTTTTGACATTACAGCACATAGTTTTTCCGAAATTCCACCCTAATGGAG GTGGAGAAACGCTGGTTGGGAATGTTTACATCGTCATCAGTGGAGCCACTGATGGAAGTATTGCATTTTGGGATCTGACTGGAAATATTGAAGCATTCATGAAACGTTTCTCTTCTCTTCATCAGGAAATGTTCATTGATTTTCAGAAACGGCCTCGTACAGGAAGAGGAAGCCAGGGTGGCAGATGGCGGAGATCTTTAAGTACTGTGACCAAAGGTCGACCAAGCAAAGATTTGGTTACTAAGAAAGGTGGAGACGATACCAACTCAAGCATGCAAAATCAAGTTCCTTTCGAAAGCTCATCCAAAGTGGACATATCTGAAGCTAATATAGTTGGCTCTCAACCTGTTTGTTTTACCTCTTCTGAACTAATTCTAAGCACCGGCAATTCTTCTTCTGAGATGTGTGAAATACAGCCTATTCATGTTCTAACCAATGTCCATCAATCTGGCGTGAATTGTCTCCATGTAGCGGCTGTGAACAATTCTGAATGTGTTAATAATTATTGCTTGTATCGTGTGATTAGTGGTGGTGATGATCAAGCACTTCAATGTC